In Gammaproteobacteria bacterium, the genomic stretch GAAGTCGTGTACCTGACCGGCGACAATATCATGGCACCGGACCTGTCCAAGGCCAAGGTGAAAACCAAACTGCGCTGGAAGACCTACTGGCATCCCGAGGAACAATAACGGTGTCCCCAGCCTTTAACTAGAAACTACAGAAAAGGAAACTAAAGTGAACAGATCGACAAAAGGTTTTACCCTCATTGAATTAATGATTGTCATAGTGATTATTGGCATCATCTCCATGGTGGCACTACCCTCGTTCCAAAAAAGCATGATGAAGGGTAAACGCAGTGACGCCAAATCTTCTTTGATGGACGGGGCATCCAGAATGGAACAGTTCTATCTGGACAATAAAACCTACACCACTAACTTGACCAGCATTGGTTTGGGCACCACCTCCCAAGAGGGTCATTATGCCCTTAGCGTTACGGCAGCTACAACCGCTTGCCCCATTACGTCCTGCTACGAGATTGTGGCCACGGCTCAAGGCGGACAAACCGATGACACCGGTTGTACTCAGTTAACCTACAACTCCATCGGCGTGAAAGCACCGTCGAGCTGCTGGTAGCCAAGCAGTTGTAAGCATGTCAGCGGCGTCTTATTGGACAGTTCGGTACACCCAGCCTGAGGGACAAATCAGGCGCTACGCCCCCAGTGCAAAGTGCAAGGACGCACTCTATGCACGATACTATGGAACGCGTTACCCTGGGGACACGCTGTCAGTTCGCCTCTAATTGCTGCAATTGCTCCATCAGGTCCAGCCATTGCGCTTCGAGATCTTGCAACTGAGTCGAAATATCACTTTGTTGCTGCAGCAGTTGTTTCAGTTGCGATTTATGATTGTCGCTGTATATTTGCGGTTGGGCCAATTCCTCCTGGATTTGCTTCTGCTCCCCTTCAAGATCCCCAATACCGACTTCCAGCTGTTTGATTTTTTTTCGCAAAGGTTCGGTAAGCGTACGCTGTGCCGCAGCCTGGCGCCGCTGCTCTTTTTTATTGACGGTTTTTGCGTCTTGAGCGGATTGGCTCATGTCGTCACAAGTCTGTGCCGTTACCGCTTTGTGCTCCAAGGACCAACGCCGGTAGTCGTCTAAATCGCCGTCAAAAAGATTCACGCTTCTATTAGCCACCAGGTAAAACTGATCGCAGACACTTTCTAACAAATAACGATCATGGGAAACCAGCAACATGGCACCGGTATAACTTTGCAAGGCATGATTCAGGCTGTGG encodes the following:
- a CDS encoding prepilin-type N-terminal cleavage/methylation domain-containing protein, which codes for MNRSTKGFTLIELMIVIVIIGIISMVALPSFQKSMMKGKRSDAKSSLMDGASRMEQFYLDNKTYTTNLTSIGLGTTSQEGHYALSVTAATTACPITSCYEIVATAQGGQTDDTGCTQLTYNSIGVKAPSSCW